A region of Vibrio chagasii DNA encodes the following proteins:
- a CDS encoding methylated-DNA--[protein]-cysteine S-methyltransferase, whose protein sequence is MEGSTYKMLYEAPIGKMIIVSNGEAIIEIDHVNHDEAIDCNPDELCIKVSHQLNEYFTGQRTEFDLPLRATKGTDFQKTAWQALTSIPYGETISYGEQAKRMGKPKAVRAVGGANGKNPFSIVVPCHRVIGANGTLTGYTGGMNRKEWLLDFERSVVKKDESSE, encoded by the coding sequence ATGGAAGGTAGTACTTACAAAATGCTCTACGAAGCACCAATTGGCAAGATGATCATTGTTAGCAATGGCGAAGCAATTATTGAAATCGACCATGTGAACCATGATGAGGCTATTGATTGTAACCCCGATGAATTATGTATCAAGGTATCTCACCAACTAAACGAGTATTTTACTGGTCAACGAACTGAATTTGATTTGCCATTGAGAGCGACAAAAGGCACGGACTTTCAAAAAACGGCTTGGCAGGCTCTCACCTCTATTCCTTACGGCGAAACCATCAGCTATGGCGAACAAGCAAAGAGAATGGGAAAACCTAAAGCAGTAAGAGCAGTGGGTGGTGCGAACGGCAAGAACCCGTTTAGTATTGTAGTCCCTTGCCACCGAGTGATTGGTGCCAATGGAACATTAACCGGCTATACCGGCGGCATGAATCGCAAAGAGTGGTTGTTGGATTTTGAACGTTCAGTTGTAAAGAAGGATGAGAGTAGCGAGTGA